The Acinetobacter sp. GSS19 genome includes a region encoding these proteins:
- the rnc gene encoding ribonuclease III, which yields MIKGSSKVRVSDPRLPSRIGYQFKQPELLQLALTHRSVSHKHNYERLEFLGDSLLGMIIANHLYHAYPHENEGRLTRMRATLVRQETLGKIATDLKLGPCLILSTGELKSGGHHRESILADTVEAIIGAIYLDCYDLSSLQKIVLKWYEPYLEHIEPTDQLKDPKSRLQEYLQARKKPLPIYEVVDIQGDAPNQHFKVECRVEGLSVFNGEGSSRRFAEQTAAAEILKLLEQ from the coding sequence TTGATCAAAGGTTCGTCCAAAGTCAGAGTAAGTGATCCGCGCTTACCCAGCCGTATCGGTTATCAATTCAAGCAACCCGAGCTGCTCCAGCTTGCCCTGACACACCGATCGGTCAGTCACAAACACAACTATGAGCGCCTAGAGTTTCTAGGCGATTCATTATTAGGCATGATCATTGCCAATCACCTTTACCATGCTTATCCGCATGAAAATGAAGGGCGTCTGACCCGTATGCGGGCAACGCTTGTACGGCAAGAAACTCTGGGTAAAATTGCAACCGATTTGAAACTTGGGCCGTGTTTAATACTCAGTACCGGTGAGTTGAAATCAGGTGGCCACCATCGTGAATCAATTCTCGCCGATACCGTGGAAGCAATTATTGGGGCCATTTATCTTGATTGTTATGATTTAAGTAGCTTGCAAAAAATTGTTCTAAAATGGTATGAGCCCTATTTAGAACATATTGAACCCACTGATCAATTGAAAGATCCAAAATCACGCTTGCAGGAATATCTGCAGGCACGTAAAAAGCCATTACCGATCTATGAAGTGGTTGATATTCAAGGTGATGCACCGAATCAACACTTTAAAGTTGAATGTCGAGTCGAAGGGCTTTCCGTATTCAATGGTGAAGGTTCCAGCCGTCGATTTGCTGAACAGACAGCAGCGGCGGAAATTTTAAAACTTTTGGAGCAGTAG